From the Oncorhynchus kisutch isolate 150728-3 linkage group LG27, Okis_V2, whole genome shotgun sequence genome, the window TGATGtgtcttatggttgtggaagccATACATTCAGCCTAGGTATAATTGACCATGTTCTGAATTGATTTAATTTTTGCTGTTTTAAATGCAGTACATTTTTACCTTGTACCACAAAGCTTATTTAGAGAGAACATTTTTATAAATCTATATGTATATCGGGGAAAAGTTAGATGTCTTTTAGTCCAAATCGCCCAGCCTTAGTTCTACATGTATACTGTTGAATAATTGCTACCTCTCTGTACAAAATCACATGGAATTCATGACTGTATCTGCTCCACTTTTACTATGACAAAGGAGAGGAGTTGCTCTTTATTCTGGTTCATATTTCCGACTGTGATTACCTTCACTTCTCCTACTGAGGTTTAAAATAAGAACCTGAGAAATCGCACTTCTGCTAAACCTGCAGGGGATTCAATGAAAGGAGAGGTGGTGTGAGGCCACTGCATAAACATATTGGTTGTATAAGATTAGATTACATTTGATTAAGTTATGGGCCATAAAGGCAGATATTCCTACCAGCACAAATGGACAATTATTTGGAATGCCCTTAACTGCTTTCATAACTttgtttcgtgtgtgtgtgtgtgtgtgtcagatgccCAGCCAAAAAAGATCAGGAAAGTTCCCCCTGGCCTGCCCTCTTCGGTAAGTACTGTTACATTCCCCAGCATGAAATCCAAAAGTCGCTCAAACAGAAGGGAGAACTAACAGATTTACTGACAACGACCATTAAaacaaaacaggtggggttttAGGAGGGGCTCTAAATGACAGTCAcgggggtgtccactgaaagttgcatagcaacaacaactgggacctaaaagacactCACCATGAGCGCCCACTAAATTTAACCAATAAGAGGCAAAcgaaagaagaagaaaaacacgACTTTGataggaagcaaaccaaaaaacGGCGGAGCAAAACTAAATCAGCGAAATCGGACAAAGGAATGTTTTTCTGGAAATCAAATAGAGAGCCAGCTAAAGGTGTTAACCTTTCGcttctatcaagacaactggagcactgggccagccactcttaaatatcacctgtgCCAGCACAGTTGAAACATCTTCTGACTAACAAGATGACAAGCCAGCGCAGGTGTAACATACTGACTAACCAGGTGACACCAATTGGTGCCCCCATTGTGCTAATGTCCAAACTtgaaaatataaatggaacaCCAAAGCTTGTAGAACTGTCCCCCTCTCCAGCCCCACCGTTACCCCCCCTCTTACCAGACTGCCACACCCTAGTCTGCCTATTTGCCCCTTaagaacacacacccacacccaagAACTCTCAGACCTTTTGCCCTCTCCAAACCCAAAATGTGCCCACCTACCCAACCATATCCACACCTTTCCCCACCCATTATCAGGAATGCTCCCATTTTCTTTTTGTATCCCCCATCCTTAAAATGCCTCCCAGCACTCATCGTCACTGAGTGTGCACTCCAATAGCCAGactaagccccccccccacacacacacagtcccagtgCATGGCAGGCTTCTCCCTGGTGTTCAGAGCAGCAGCCTAACTGGCAGAGAGAGAGCCTCCAGACCCACAGCTGTGTGCCTTTACACTGCCGACGATGTGAAAAAATAAACAGAGCCCTACTCATTCACCCATTCATTTATTTAGACATGTTTTTATAGAGGGTCATATTTATAGGCCATTTTTTTTTCTAGATGTGCTTGCATTCCTTCCAGCCCAGCACCCTCGTCCACAGATTACTTAAGGGGTAAAACTATGCTTGATGACATGCAGACCTGGCCGTTACCTGACTTCACTATACCGTTTCTGTTCTTCCCCTGTTCTCCTTCCGATTCTCCCTCTGTCGCTCTCCCTTCAACTCCCTAtgttttatctctccctctctctcttgtgctctacttcctctcctaccctcctttctgtttctctctcgcccccccccccctccatcccccttgttctctccctcccccatccctctatcccagcTGCCCGTAGAGTTGGCTGCAGTCCAGGAATGGGCAGATGGCACAGTAATTAGTAGTGCATCTCTCCATTCCCTTTtgtacctctcctcctctcttcctctcttcctctctctgttcaatcaAATAACAGAAAAAACTTCACTGTGTAAGATCTGAGTTGTCGGGCGCATAGTTTGATTCTCTAACCCCTGCCAGAGTAGAGCTGATTCTGAGAGCTCTGCTAGTTCACAACCTCAGGACCTTCACCTCTTTAGTGACATGCCAGAGACTACTAGCAATCCTATGGGTGATGCTCTGTAAGCCTCAGAGGAGACTGGATCATGTGTGTTAACCAGACCTAACTTAATCATgtgtgtaacacacacaccacatatcgCAAACCTAGCCGTAAGGCCCTGCGATCACAGAGAAGAAGCAGTAAGTTGAGGGCAAAATTCCCCCCTTTTCAACCATTAAAGAAACCATTTGTTATCTTTGTAACAGAGCATTAAGATCATAAGGCGTTCAGACATTGTGCTGAGTTAATGGAAACCTCCATGTCATTATTTCAAGGCagcgccttcggaaagtattcagaccccttgactttttccatattttgttacgttgttacgcatcccgtttccattgccttaaactaaaatggattaaataaatccttaacaatctacacacactaccccataatgacaaagcgaaacaggtttttagaagtttTTGCACATTTACTACAAATAAAAACgggaacctttatttaaatacattttcaggccctttgctatgagactctgaATTGAGCTCaacgcatcctgtttccattgatcatccttgatgtttctacaacttaattggtctacctgtgttaaattcaattgattggacatgatttggaaaggctatataaggtcccacagtgcatgtcagagcaaaaaccaagccatgaggtcgaaggaattgtccgtagaactcccaagacaggattgtgtcaaggcacagatctggggaagggtaccaaaaacttttgcagcattgaaggtcccaaagaacattGAAAAGTGAAAGACTAAAGTTACATCCATGGGATGCTTTAGTGAATTTCAGAATGTCTGGAATAGAAAAGGCAGAAATAAAACAATTCAATAAACATTCGCAGCCAGTCATCCAAAACATAATGGAataagtttgaaaccaccaagattccaccaagactcttcctagagctggccgcccggccaaactgagcaattgggggagaagggatttggtcagggaggtgaccaagaacccgatggtcactgaaagagctccagagttcctctgtggagttgggagaacctttcagaaggacaaccttctctacagcactccaccaattaggcctttatggtagagtggccagactgaagccactcctcagtaaaaggtacgtGATGGGCCACTTGGAGTTGCCAAAAGGCGcctaaagattctcagaccatgaaaatGTAGATTCAAGATTGAActcgttggcctgaatgccacgcgtcacgtctggaggaaacctggcactatccctaccgTGAaacgtggtggtggtggcagcatcatgctgtggggatgtttttcagggactgggagactagtcagggaaagctgaatggagcaaagtatagagattcttgttgaaaacctgctccagagtgctcaggacctcagactggggcgaatgttcaccttccaataggacaacgaccctaggcacacagccaagacaacgcaggagtagcttcgggacacgtctctgaatgtccttgagtggcccagacagagcccggacttgaacccaaccgaacatctctggagacctgaaaatagctgtgcagcaaggctccccagccaacttgacagagcttgagaggatctgcagagaagaatgggagacactccccaaatacaggcgtgccaagcttgtagcatcaaacCCAAGAACGTGTCTGTGTAATCGCttccaaatgtgcttcaacagagtaaagtgtctgaatacttatgtgaatgtgatattttagtgtttttttatgtattataaatgtactaacatttctaaacctgtttttttttttttttgtcattatgggggattgtgtAGAAATAACAACTTTAAAATTTTTTGGAAAAggatgtaacctaacaaaatgtgggaaaagtcgaggggtgtgaatactttccagcAGATTATACAGGTGTACAGAGTTTGGGGCTGTACCTTGTATAGCCCAAATAATTACATTAAACAAAAGGAGACAATTTAGTTCAGAGGCAGCCAGAGTTTTCTTGCAGTAGTCTTTTAATGTGGCCCAAAGGTTGCCGTATTAAGACTGGGAGTGTGTCTGTTATTTTCAGTCTTAAAAAACCTTTCACACTGCTTAGTTCTAGAGATATGTCAATGACCCAGTGTCTTCAAATGTCAGAGGCTGTTGATTtgaattaataaataaaaatacatactcttcaattgaaaaaaataaacattgataaacgcTACATTGTACAAGGGTATGAAGGGAGGGATGGGTATCCTAATCAAGATATCGATACATGTTTTTTTGACTACACCTTCTCTACTATCTCCAATCAATTGGAAATTATTATTAGAAAATAGTCCGTTTTGACGTACTCATctccctactgtgtgtgtgtgtgttctctaggtGTATGCATCGGCCTCAGGAGAGGAATATAACAGAGACGGTGCAGGGTATCCTGCCTCCAAGCCTGGAAATGTTGGCTACCCTGGCTCCTTCTACATGCAAGGTCATTACTTTATACCAGATCGTGTCTGTGGGCCAAAACTACACAGTGTACTTATCAGAGTGGGTTAGCCCATAGTGATAACTCTGCTATATGGAGAAAGTGGAACAAAACATAATTTTAGGTGAGGTCAATCAATTGAATAATGCATTAGCTGACCAGTGACGTCTATGGCGATGACCCATTCCGGTCTTTTATTTTCTCAATTTCTGCCTGTGGAAACGCCTACTGCTAGTGAGTCAAAGCCCTGAGCTAATGTGATACTCCGCCTGCCCTGTGTGTCTATCTGTACACTAGGATTGAAGTCATCAGGCGTATGTGACATGCTTCATATGTTGTGGCCCCTTATTGTCTTATCTCTGGATGCTGCTCGTCCCTCTGgtgctcaccctctctctcttttgtccacACCCCTAccctccacacacaaacacccatccCTACCCTCCCCTGGTTTCCCCCTGACAGAAGGCCTGCACCCCTCCCCTGACCCGTGGAGTTCTGGCGGGTCGATGGGGCAGCCAGGTTACTCTACAGCCATGCTGGGTAACTCCCCCCACCTGGGCCAGCCTACACCCTTCACAGCCATCAACCCCCAGGACAGACTGGTGAGACttctctcacaaacacatacaccaAAAGGTTCTCTCTTTAAATGACGGTTACATAAGCAGGTAGTATACACCACTGTCATCTCGCTCTCTCCCAAAACACAGAATGACTTTTAAGCCTGTTTTTGTGCAGAAACGCCAGCCGCTGCCTCTCTCGCCCCAGAACTACCCCCTGCACGGCAGCGAGGTGAACGGGAGCTTCCACTCAGGATCCACTGGCTACGGAGTCTCCAACCACACGTCCCCCATCAACGGAACAGACACCATCATGGGTATGACTGTCTACCACTGACACTATGTAGACTGTCCTTTTCTATATAGCTTCCTGTTTCTGTCTATTTTTCTCTTACTTTTTGTCTCTTCGTTTGTTTGTTTCTCACTTTACTTCTATATGTTCTTCGAAATGGAAATATCAGTTCTAATTGTTTGCTGTCTACTTTATTGTTTCATCACAGCCAACCGGGGGACAGGAAGCTCAGGAGATGAGATCGGCAAAGCCCTAGCATCGGTGAGTAGAATCGCACAGACCACATCAACCATAGTCTTCAGTCATTTTGCCATGTTGATTGATCCACCGAGACCAAGAAAAAAATTAGGGCTGAACCCAATTAGTCGACTCgtagatttatttatttagtattttatttttttgttaagCTGTTGGTCGACCTAAATTTGTTTTAGTCGAgcagtaacgtgtgtgtgtgatatatagaTGCGCCCGTCTCCGTGAACTAATCCATTGCTGAGGCCTAGACTAAAAGACAATCTATGCTTGATacgaaaatgtggtcggaggctcCATATGGACACAAGTGTGACACAATTGCAGAGGCCAAATCCAGCTCTGAACCGCATCGCctcccaaattttgtaacaatgcagAGGGCTCTGTATAGCTCCTCATTGACATGactggttgacggtaggtgggggtggtacatcctgtataaacaAACTTACTTCCTTGAAaacagctctgctctgctccatGAAGCGctagaagtatgaatgccctaaCTTCTTCTGAGGCCGTATCACTTtaaatgctgcatggccaatgcagatgtcagattgaccatgcacCCAAATGCACAATGCACTTCTCTCTCCAGAATATCCAGTCTCTCCtgccaatttgtgcacattcattgtttcataacttcattgtgtgaattgtttgtaTTTCGATTGTTAGTGTACataaattccccattacatacagtaccagtcaaaagtttggacgcaccTACTCATTCTATTGTAGAATAAACGTGAAGACattagaactatgaaataacacatgaaataaTGTAGTAATctaaagaagtgttaaacaaatcaagacAAATTTGAGGTGTCGGGTACTCTGCTacagtgagctcctgcccaagtccaGCACTGCTTTTTATGCCTACAAATGGCCTACAACTGTGTCTGTCCGGAGCTCACTGGTGCAGGAAACTcttgagggcccagaatattttatacaatgttgcacgTTCCCTAGCGCATGCTTCGGGCAGAACCCAAGTTagtagttgatacaatgtttcaagtttggCTACACATGGTCTGTCTGCAACAATGTGATTCATCGGATATTTattacctgcaggctgcaatgttgtTTTTATTTGGCTTTTTGTAGGCTATTTTTAGATGTTTCAAAATGTTGCATGTTTCACTAGCTGGCTAGATAACAACAATTTACATATCTAGCTGATAActatcaaataaaatgtttgcTTTGTGTACATATTGTTTAGTCtttattgttgccattgtcctggctggaagaaaGTTCAGTGAttgggaggtgcagtgtgaggtaatacagtagggggagtgcgagtgcttctcaaTGTAATGTTTTATGCGTTCTCCACACTCTCATCCTCTAAGAAGGCGCTTGGAACATGAGTGTGGAGCAcggtagtatgcatattgagaaacacccaccATTTCATGTTGTCTTTTGTTTCTGTGTAGATTTATCCCTCAGACCACAACAGCAACACCTTCCCATCATCTCCGTCTACTCCAGTGGGCTCTCCCCAGGCCATAGCAGGTGAGTGGGCAGGGAGAATACACCTGTAGCTAGGAGGAACACACCTGGGTTAGTTAGCCCGTAGTCTAATTTAGCATAGCGTTTCCCAAATGGGGGGTTGGAGCCTACTGCTAGTTCCTAGCCCAGTCTTCATTCACAACTGATTAAGGTGTTATTTCGCTAAGTCTTTGGGTGAGTGCAAGGGCAAAAACATTAGTGAATCACTGACCTATGAGATCACACCTGTTTTAGGCCTTAGGGGGCACTATCCTGGGGTGTAAGGTTACAGCCATGTGGAAAATgacaagaaaatatattttgcagaGGAAGCTTAAATGACACAATTACAATGATAATATGGCTCCATCTATTGGTTTAGAGTGGAACTGAGTAATAGGATTAGGTTCTTGCTTGACAACAGTGCTTGAGTGACGTCTGAAATGGGGTTTAGGGTTGACTGCTTTTTTGCCGTCAAGAATGGACCGTTTACCTGGTAGCTGGACAGACCCACTCTTGCCGTAAGCGCCGACTATTTTCACAGACCCTGTTGTCCAGATGCTCAATGTCTCTACCTCTGTAGGTTCTGCCTCTCAGTGGCCCCGGGGCTCGGGACAGGCCACACCCTCTCCAAACTTCGAGGGTGGACTGCAGGCTCTGGTGAGTAACTAACTTATCATGTTTAACTCCATGTATGTGTGCAGTGGCACTGGTTACAATGATCAAAAACATCGGACCAAAAATACCACCTTGATCCTAAGCAAGTTGGATGAATTGAAGTCGATAAATTAAGTGTTTACTCATTGGTTTTACTTAACCCCGccctttccccctccccctaAAGCAAAACAAGATGGAGGACCGTTTGGAGGAGGCCATCCACGTGCTCCAGCGTCACGCCGGGGGACAAGGGGGTCCAGGGGGGCTGGCTGACATGCACAGCCTCCTCAGCGCCGGGATAGGAGGTCTCGCCCAGGCCTTCAACAACGCTGGCCTGGGACTGGCCAACAGACTGCCCAGCCTGGTAAGAACAGGAGGGATAAATATGTAGTGGCCATATCTAGCCTCATGGGTGGTATGTCCATTGATTAGTGTCACACTATTATGTacatcctcctccttcatgtgATACCAATATAACACCTACTTGTCCGTAGTACTGTCTACTTGCCTAATACCATGTTTCTCATCTGCTCTATAGATGTCGAACCACCACGAGGACTCGACTAGTGGGGGTGTGCATGGTCATCATGGCCCTCCCTCTGGCAGCCAGCCCGAAGGCTTCACCagtgagttttttttattttttatttttctcactctttcttttcATCATCATTTCAGGAAAGGACACGCAATGTTTGtcgatctctctctttatctgctGTGCTTTTCATtttcatctccccctccctcaggcCTCTCTCGCTCCACACACTCATCCAGTGGCTCTGACATCAAAAGGGAGGACAAGGAGGATGACGAGAATTCCTCTGTGGCTGACAAGTCAGAGGATGAGAAGAAAGACTCGAAGGCCCGCACTCGAACAAGGTGACTAACCCTTCTGATAGCGATAAAACGTATCAGAAACACACGTCCATTTGAAGTCAGTCTCTCTCGGCCAAATCCTAACTTGAGACGCGCGTATGTGGGGTCTGTGCCATTGTCATAAAGGGGGTGAACTCTCACTCACTGAACATTATCATGATTTATTTAATGATTTAAATTCTGCTGCTTGAAAATGATTAGATGTATTCAGGGAGTGCAGGTTTGCCATCATTATTTCAACTTAACACGGCCCCAGCACCCAAAAAGAGGTGATTCTCCGTAGCACTGTTGTCATTTTTGCCCTCGTGTCTACCGTTGTTTTCAGAGAGATGTTCTCCTTCCagaccttctcctcctccctatcagACACGGGAGCAGAGTAAGTCTGCATCCAATCACGTGAGCCTCACACTTAAGGGGGTGTGGCCATAAATATAGATAGCTATTTAATTATTTTGAGAATAAATTTTAAAAACAGATTTATATCAGAACCATTTTAGACTGTGGCATAAAAAAAAGCTGTGCTGTTAGTGCCTTGAATGGTTTGTACAATCTTGAAATTATAACACATTCTTATAGCATACAATCTCTGAAGCAGATAACCTGAGTTTAATAACTGATGGCGTAAGTATTATGAATGTTAATGTTCAATTTGATGCCTTGCATTTCAGTTAAATAAGATGGTATCATGTCAGAGCTATTTCATGAATATAAACTTGGCTTTAAGAAAATGTTATACATTTTATAAAGAGAAGCTGTTTATGTTCTGTCAGTTTGCAGAAATATGTAACTGATTTATATGAAGTCCTGTTTTGTTGTAAAATTTCTAGCAACAAGTTTTCCCAAAGGACTTTTTGTAATCATAGTCCACAAACTAGTACAGCACTCTCCCAAATGATAAAAGGGAGTAATTATCTAGCGTGAACAAAATAATACTTGTTTGGACAGTCTTGTCCATGTTAGTAAATATGTCAGTCATACCCATGTAATGTCTTCTATCCCCCCCTTCCAACCAATCCTTCCCCCCTTGGTCCACATTGACTTTTCATCAGTCGTGATGAGGAGGACGAGGACGAAGAGGATCTGCCGCCGGAGGTGAAGGTGGAGCGGGAGAAAGAGCGGCGGGTGGCGAATAATGCCCGCGAGCGGCTGCGCGTACGGGACATCAACGAGGGCTTTAAGGAGCTGGGCCGCATGTGTCAGCTCCACCTGACTAATGAGAAACCCCAGACCAAACT encodes:
- the LOC109872186 gene encoding transcription factor E2-alpha-like isoform X1, translated to MATVGTDKELSDLLDFSAMFAPPVSNGKNRPTTLASSQFGGSGIDERSGPGPWVSGEQNSSSFNQGRGYGEGAHYNEHEGLASTPLFGSGIVGKAERGPYSSFGAQPGFMPSEMPMPSPDALSPSGLKSGSQFYPSQFNPRRRPTQESMDAQPKKIRKVPPGLPSSVYASASGEEYNRDGAGYPASKPGNVGYPGSFYMQEGLHPSPDPWSSGGSMGQPGYSTAMLGNSPHLGQPTPFTAINPQDRLKRQPLPLSPQNYPLHGSEVNGSFHSGSTGYGVSNHTSPINGTDTIMANRGTGSSGDEIGKALASIYPSDHNSNTFPSSPSTPVGSPQAIAGSASQWPRGSGQATPSPNFEGGLQALQNKMEDRLEEAIHVLQRHAGGQGGPGGLADMHSLLSAGIGGLAQAFNNAGLGLANRLPSLMSNHHEDSTSGGVHGHHGPPSGSQPEGFTSLSRSTHSSSGSDIKREDKEDDENSSVADKSEDEKKDSKARTRTREMFSFQTFSSSLSDTGADSSSCSTASLNDENLTAEEKEKRDRERRSANNVRERVRVRDINEAFRELGKMVQVHLRSDKAQTKLIILQQAAQVIMGLEKQVRERNLNPKAACLKRREEEKVSGVDPQMQMGGGHPGLGGDGHNSVSHM
- the LOC109872186 gene encoding transcription factor E2-alpha-like isoform X3, yielding MATVGTDKELSDLLDFSAMFAPPVSNGKNRPTTLASSQFGGSGIDERSGPGPWVSGEQNSSSFNQGRGYGEGAHYNEHEGLASTPLFGSGIVGKAERGPYSSFGAQPGFMPSEMPMPSPDALSPSGLKSGSQFYPSQFNPRRRPTQESMDAQPKKIRKVPPGLPSSVYASASGEEYNRDGAGYPASKPGNVGYPGSFYMQEGLHPSPDPWSSGGSMGQPGYSTAMLGNSPHLGQPTPFTAINPQDRLKRQPLPLSPQNYPLHGSEVNGSFHSGSTGYGVSNHTSPINGTDTIMANRGTGSSGDEIGKALASIYPSDHNSNTFPSSPSTPVGSPQAIAGSASQWPRGSGQATPSPNFEGGLQALQNKMEDRLEEAIHVLQRHAGGQGGPGGLADMHSLLSAGIGGLAQAFNNAGLGLANRLPSLMSNHHEDSTSGGVHGHHGPPSGSQPEGFTSLSRSTHSSSGSDIKREDKEDDENSSVADKSEDEKKDSKARTRTREMFSFQTFSSSLSDTGADRDEEDEDEEDLPPEVKVEREKERRVANNARERLRVRDINEGFKELGRMCQLHLTNEKPQTKLLILHQAVNVILNLEQQVRERNLNPKAACLKRREEEKVSGVDPQMQMGGGHPGLGGDGHNSVSHM
- the LOC109872186 gene encoding transcription factor E2-alpha-like isoform X2, whose product is MATVGTDKELSDLLDFSAMFAPPVSNGKNRPTTLASSQFGGSGIDERSGPGPWVSGEQNSSSFNQGRGYGEGAHYNEHEGLASTPLFGSGIVGKAERGPYSSFGAQPGFMPSEMPMPSPDALSPSGLKSGSQFYPSQFNPRRRPTQESMDAQPKKIRKVPPGLPSSVYASASGEEYNRDGAGYPASKPGNVGYPGSFYMQEGLHPSPDPWSSGGSMGQPGYSTAMLGNSPHLGQPTPFTAINPQDRLKRQPLPLSPQNYPLHGSEVNGSFHSGSTGYGVSNHTSPINGTDTIMANRGTGSSGDEIGKALASIYPSDHNSNTFPSSPSTPVGSPQAIAGSASQWPRGSGQATPSPNFEGGLQALQNKMEDRLEEAIHVLQRHAGGQGGPGGLADMHSLLSAGIGGLAQAFNNAGLGLANRLPSLMSNHHEDSTSGGVHGHHGPPSGSQPEGFTSLSRSTHSSSGSDIKREDKEDDENSSVADKSEDEKKDSKARTRTREMFSFQTFSSSLSDTGADSSCSTASLNDENLTAEEKEKRDRERRSANNVRERVRVRDINEAFRELGKMVQVHLRSDKAQTKLIILQQAAQVIMGLEKQVRERNLNPKAACLKRREEEKVSGVDPQMQMGGGHPGLGGDGHNSVSHM